A window from Microbacterium ginsengiterrae encodes these proteins:
- a CDS encoding MarR family winged helix-turn-helix transcriptional regulator, with translation MTDRKLALEAWEGLFRAQHELLAAMSADFEDTPITQAEYDVLLTVTRGPNMTARLRDVTTHMLISQPSVSRLVDRMVSRGLITKTGDPEDGRGSVLTATDAGAHAFREVATVHSHSIIGHMSALDDDELRTLRRLTQKLRDH, from the coding sequence ATGACAGACCGGAAGCTCGCGCTCGAAGCGTGGGAGGGCCTGTTCCGCGCCCAGCACGAACTCCTCGCGGCGATGAGTGCCGACTTCGAGGACACTCCGATCACCCAGGCGGAATACGACGTGCTCCTCACCGTCACCCGCGGCCCGAACATGACCGCCCGTCTCCGCGACGTCACGACCCACATGCTCATCAGCCAGCCGAGCGTTTCCCGACTCGTCGACCGGATGGTCTCCCGCGGCCTGATCACCAAGACCGGAGACCCGGAGGACGGGCGCGGTTCCGTGCTCACGGCGACGGATGCCGGGGCCCACGCCTTCCGCGAGGTGGCCACCGTGCACAGCCACTCGATCATCGGCCACATGTCGGCGCTCGACGACGACGAGCTGCGCACGCTGCGCCGCCTCACGCAGAAGCTCCGCGACCACTGA
- a CDS encoding arsenic resistance protein, with protein sequence MRVGVEWMERHQVPLYVGALALSAAVGLLIPAVAHPAEVAITPALGLLLYVTFLGVPFGKIGHAFRDWRFLSTVLVVNFALVPIVVFLLSRLVAHDQVLLVGVLFVLLTPCVDYVIVFTGIAGGARERLLAAAPLLMLAQMLLLPLYMWIFVGDGFVRTIDLSPFVEAFLLLIALPLVAAALTQLIAARTRWGAAVQHAALGAMVPLMMLTLAAVVASQIAGIGRRLDALLLAVPVFVLFAAVMVAVGTAAGKVAKLDVPARRAVVFSGATRNSLVVLPLVLALPPAYGLAALVVVTQTLVELLTMVIFIRLIPRLIPARSFTTTTPD encoded by the coding sequence ATGCGCGTCGGCGTCGAGTGGATGGAGCGGCACCAGGTCCCGCTCTATGTCGGCGCGCTCGCGCTCAGCGCCGCGGTGGGGCTGCTGATACCGGCGGTCGCACATCCGGCGGAGGTGGCGATCACTCCCGCGCTCGGCCTGCTGCTCTACGTGACGTTCCTCGGCGTGCCCTTCGGCAAGATCGGGCACGCGTTCCGCGACTGGCGGTTCCTGTCCACCGTTCTCGTCGTGAACTTCGCCCTCGTCCCGATCGTGGTGTTCCTGCTGTCGCGGTTGGTCGCCCACGACCAGGTGCTCCTCGTCGGGGTGCTGTTCGTACTGCTGACCCCCTGCGTGGACTACGTGATCGTGTTCACCGGCATCGCCGGCGGCGCGAGGGAGCGGCTGCTGGCGGCCGCTCCGCTGCTCATGCTCGCGCAGATGCTCCTGTTGCCGCTCTACATGTGGATCTTCGTCGGCGATGGATTCGTGCGGACGATCGACCTTTCCCCCTTCGTCGAGGCGTTCCTCCTGTTGATCGCGCTTCCGCTCGTCGCCGCCGCACTGACTCAGCTCATCGCTGCCCGCACTCGATGGGGCGCGGCGGTGCAGCACGCGGCGCTGGGCGCGATGGTGCCGCTGATGATGCTCACCCTCGCGGCGGTCGTCGCCTCCCAGATCGCCGGCATCGGCCGCCGTCTCGATGCGCTTCTGCTCGCGGTCCCCGTCTTCGTCCTCTTCGCCGCGGTGATGGTCGCTGTCGGAACCGCCGCGGGAAAGGTCGCAAAGCTCGACGTTCCTGCACGCAGAGCGGTCGTGTTCAGCGGCGCGACCCGCAACTCCCTCGTCGTCCTGCCCCTCGTCCTCGCGCTCCCGCCCGCGTACGGTCTCGCCGCACTCGTGGTGGTGACGCAGACCCTCGTCGAGCTGCTCACGATGGTGATCTTCATCCGCCTCATCCCGCGGCTGATCCCGGCGCGATCTTTCACGACCACAACCCCGGACTGA
- a CDS encoding alpha/beta hydrolase fold domain-containing protein → MLPSALFLGYPNADMTLSQPSISEKGQGWGLDEPDLAWFIEQWVPAPRDRAHPQNSPLHATADGLPPVVLITAEHDPLRDEGELLAEKLRRAGVPVQHHQECGLVHGFFGLTHISPAAARATDRAFERFGTLLR, encoded by the coding sequence ATGTTGCCGTCGGCCCTGTTTCTCGGGTACCCGAACGCGGATATGACGCTGAGCCAACCGAGCATCTCGGAGAAAGGCCAGGGCTGGGGTCTCGACGAACCGGACCTTGCATGGTTCATCGAGCAATGGGTACCGGCGCCCAGGGACCGCGCTCATCCGCAGAACAGCCCTCTTCACGCGACGGCCGACGGCCTCCCGCCGGTCGTGCTCATCACTGCGGAGCACGACCCGTTGCGCGATGAGGGCGAACTGCTTGCCGAGAAGTTGCGCCGCGCCGGTGTTCCGGTTCAGCATCACCAGGAATGTGGGCTCGTTCATGGCTTCTTCGGGCTCACACACATCTCGCCCGCCGCGGCGCGGGCCACAGATCGCGCGTTCGAACGTTTCGGAACCCTGTTGCGCTGA